One window of Staphylococcus chromogenes genomic DNA carries:
- the ftsY gene encoding signal recognition particle-docking protein FtsY → MSFFKRLKDKFSGQDIDKDFDKIDDFESERRKQQHEEVEWREEKEEVSHREQDSVQSKSMDDYHQEMPSTPLDSKPNQEEIETEPRKKKKLKANEIDWTDQSWDDDFEEDGLMSIEEFEEIEAQKIGAKFRDGLEKSRENFQTQLNNLIAHYRTVDEDFFEALEEMLIQADVGFNTVMELVDELRMEAKRRNVTETEDLRETIVEKMVEIYHQEDDQSEVMNLEDDRLNVILMVGVNGVGKTTTIGKLAHRYQAQGKKVMLAAGDTFRAGAIEQLQVWGDRVGVEVVRQKEGSDPAAVMYDAINAAKNKGVDILICDTAGRLQNKQNLMNELQKVKRVIGRSVPDAPHEVLLCLDATTGQNALAQAKAFKEVTDVTGIVLTKLDGTAKGGIVLAIRNELHIPVKYVGLGEKLDDLQPFNAESYVYGLFADMIEQSVAKDESENGDVTDERE, encoded by the coding sequence ATGAGCTTTTTTAAACGACTAAAAGATAAATTTAGTGGACAAGATATCGATAAAGACTTTGATAAAATTGATGACTTTGAATCTGAACGTCGAAAACAACAACATGAAGAAGTAGAGTGGCGTGAGGAAAAAGAAGAGGTCTCTCATCGAGAACAAGATAGCGTTCAATCAAAGTCCATGGATGATTACCACCAAGAGATGCCATCGACACCATTGGATTCAAAACCTAATCAAGAGGAAATTGAAACAGAGCCACGCAAGAAGAAAAAATTAAAAGCCAACGAAATTGACTGGACCGATCAAAGTTGGGATGATGATTTTGAAGAGGATGGCCTCATGTCGATTGAGGAATTTGAAGAAATCGAAGCACAAAAAATAGGTGCTAAATTCCGAGATGGTTTAGAAAAATCACGTGAGAACTTCCAAACACAATTGAATAATTTAATCGCGCATTATCGTACGGTTGATGAAGATTTCTTTGAAGCCTTAGAAGAAATGCTGATTCAAGCTGATGTTGGATTCAATACTGTTATGGAATTAGTAGATGAGCTACGCATGGAAGCCAAACGCCGAAATGTGACTGAAACAGAAGACCTACGTGAAACGATAGTCGAAAAAATGGTTGAAATTTATCATCAAGAAGATGACCAATCAGAAGTTATGAACTTAGAAGATGATCGTTTAAATGTGATATTAATGGTAGGCGTTAACGGTGTGGGTAAAACAACAACCATTGGTAAACTCGCACATCGTTATCAAGCACAAGGTAAGAAAGTCATGTTAGCTGCTGGCGATACTTTCCGTGCTGGAGCTATTGAGCAATTGCAAGTTTGGGGAGATCGCGTAGGTGTGGAAGTCGTGCGACAAAAAGAAGGATCTGATCCAGCTGCAGTAATGTACGATGCGATTAATGCTGCTAAAAATAAAGGTGTAGATATCCTGATTTGCGATACAGCGGGGCGCTTACAAAACAAACAAAACTTAATGAACGAATTACAAAAAGTTAAACGTGTCATTGGACGTTCTGTACCTGATGCACCACATGAAGTTTTATTATGTCTAGACGCAACTACAGGTCAAAATGCACTGGCGCAAGCGAAAGCATTTAAAGAAGTTACTGATGTGACAGGTATTGTCTTAACTAAACTTGATGGCACAGCAAAAGGTGGTATAGTGCTCGCCATCCGAAATGAGCTACATATTCCAGTGAAATATGTAGGTTTAGGAGAAAAACTAGACGATTTACAACCGTTTAATGCAGAAAGTTATGTATATGGTTTATTTGCAGATATGATTGAACAAAGCGTAGCGAAAGATGAAAGTGAAAATGGTGACGTGACGGATGAGCGAGAATGA
- a CDS encoding putative DNA-binding protein codes for MSENDLIKTIRMNYLFDFYQSLLTEKQRNYLRLFYLEDYALSEIAETFDVSRQAVYDNIRRTGDLVEDYEKKLGLYRRFTRRQELYQLMHQSLHEPEKLEHYIKELEDLE; via the coding sequence ATGAGCGAGAATGATTTAATTAAAACAATTCGCATGAATTATTTGTTTGATTTTTATCAATCACTATTGACTGAAAAACAAAGAAATTATCTACGACTGTTTTATTTAGAAGATTACGCATTAAGCGAAATTGCAGAAACGTTTGATGTGAGTCGTCAAGCCGTATATGATAATATAAGAAGAACTGGCGACTTAGTGGAAGATTATGAAAAGAAACTAGGATTATATCGACGATTTACACGTCGTCAAGAATTGTATCAGTTAATGCATCAATCTCTACATGAACCTGAAAAATTAGAACACTATATAAAAGAATTAGAAGACTTAGAATAA
- the ffh gene encoding signal recognition particle protein — translation MAFEGLSDRLQETMQKIKGKGKVTEADIKMMMREVRLALLEADVNFKVVKSFVNTVSERALGSDVMKSLTPGQQVIKIVQEELTELMGGDNTRINMAKKPPTVIMMVGLQGAGKTTTAGKLALLMRKKYNKKPLLVAGDIYRPAAINQLQTVGKQIDIPVYSEGDQVPPQQIVDNALKYAKEEHLDFVIIDTAGRLHIDEALMNELQEVKEISKPDEIMLVVDAMTGQDAVNVADSFDKQLDVTGVTLTKLDGDTRGGAALSIRAVTQKPIKFVGMSEKMDGLELFHPERMASRILGMGDVLSLIEKAQQDVDESKAKVLEKKMRDSSFTLEDFLEQLDQVKNLGPLDDIMKMIPGMNKVKGINNLKMSDKQIDHIKAIIQSMTPEERENPAKLNISRKRRIATGSGRSLQEVNRLLKQFNDMKKMMKQFTGGGKGKKGKQNQMQNMLKGMNLPF, via the coding sequence ATGGCATTTGAAGGTCTATCCGATCGTCTGCAAGAAACGATGCAGAAAATTAAAGGTAAAGGTAAAGTGACTGAAGCTGACATTAAAATGATGATGCGAGAAGTACGTCTCGCTTTACTAGAAGCCGATGTTAACTTTAAAGTCGTAAAAAGCTTTGTCAATACTGTATCAGAACGTGCATTAGGTTCTGATGTAATGAAATCATTAACTCCAGGACAACAAGTGATAAAAATTGTTCAAGAAGAATTAACCGAACTCATGGGTGGAGATAATACACGTATTAATATGGCGAAAAAACCGCCGACTGTCATTATGATGGTCGGTTTACAGGGTGCCGGTAAAACAACAACTGCGGGTAAACTTGCCCTTTTAATGCGCAAAAAATATAATAAAAAACCATTACTCGTCGCAGGTGATATTTATCGTCCTGCAGCGATTAATCAACTCCAAACAGTGGGGAAACAAATTGATATTCCGGTTTATTCCGAAGGTGACCAAGTTCCGCCTCAACAAATAGTGGACAATGCGTTAAAATACGCCAAGGAAGAACATCTCGATTTTGTCATTATCGATACAGCCGGTCGACTGCATATTGATGAAGCATTAATGAACGAGCTTCAAGAAGTTAAAGAAATTTCAAAGCCTGATGAAATTATGTTAGTTGTCGATGCCATGACTGGTCAAGATGCGGTCAACGTGGCAGATTCATTTGACAAACAACTTGATGTTACAGGAGTGACTCTCACAAAACTTGATGGGGATACACGAGGTGGAGCTGCTTTATCTATTCGTGCAGTGACACAAAAACCGATTAAGTTTGTAGGGATGAGTGAGAAGATGGATGGTTTAGAATTATTCCATCCAGAGCGTATGGCTTCACGTATACTCGGTATGGGTGATGTCTTAAGTCTCATTGAAAAAGCGCAACAAGACGTAGATGAGTCTAAAGCTAAAGTTTTAGAAAAGAAAATGCGCGATTCATCCTTTACGTTAGAAGACTTTTTAGAACAACTGGATCAAGTGAAAAATTTAGGGCCTTTGGATGATATTATGAAGATGATCCCTGGAATGAACAAAGTTAAAGGGATCAATAACTTAAAAATGAGCGATAAACAAATCGATCATATTAAAGCAATTATTCAATCCATGACACCTGAAGAAAGAGAAAACCCAGCTAAATTGAATATATCTAGAAAACGTAGAATTGCTACAGGTTCTGGACGTTCATTACAAGAAGTGAATCGTTTACTTAAACAATTTAATGATATGAAGAAAATGATGAAGCAGTTTACAGGTGGCGGCAAAGGTAAAAAAGGTAAACAAAACCAAATGCAAAATATGCTTAAAGGAATGAACTTACCTTTT